A part of Pectinophora gossypiella chromosome Z, ilPecGoss1.1, whole genome shotgun sequence genomic DNA contains:
- the LOC126379810 gene encoding beta-parvin, producing MSSPRPKSPRTPVLPKKEDKEESFWDKIGTIGRKKRIKEVQEVQAEGKHAIDSPGSPTAPEIPPEEYSLLDNEERAIIEPRSLEDPRVRELIQVLIDWINDELAMQRIIVKDISEDLYDGQVLQKLLEKLTETKLDVPEVTQSEEGQRQKLAVVLRAVNRVLYGSPKHVQKWSVDSVHSKNVVSILHLLVALARHFRAPIRLPENVSVNVVVVKKDAPNQLSHRTFIEDITTTYDDLGMKCERDAFDALFDHVPDKLQVVKKSLITFVNKHLSKVNLEVMDLDTQFHDGVYLCLLMGLLEGFFVPLYDFHLTPQDFDQKVHNVSFAFELMQDVGLAKPKARPEDIVNLDLKSTLRVLYNLFTKYKNIA from the exons ATGTCCTCACCACGCCCGAAATCTCCTCGTACTCCCGTTTTACCTAAAAAGGAAGACAAAGAAGAGTCTTTTTGGGATAAAATTGGGACTATAGGGCGTAAGAAGCGGATAAAGGAAG TACAAGAGGTTCAAGCTGAAGGCAAACATGCCATAGACTCACCTGGCAGTCCAACAGCTCCAGAGATTCCACCTGAGGAATACAGTTTGC TTGATAATGAGGAAAGAGCCATAATTGAACCGAGGTCTTTAGAAGATCCTAGGGTGAGAGAGCTCATCCAAGTTCTTATTGACTGGATTAATGATGAACTGGCCATGCAAAGAATAATTGTAAAAGATATAAGTGAAGATCTCTATGATGGTCAAGTGCTACAGAAGCTATTGGAAAAACTGACAGAGACTAAATTAGATGTCCCAGAAGTGACACAGTCTGAAGAAGGCCAGAGACAAAAATTGGCTGTTGTACTTAGAGCTGTCAACAGG GTGCTCTATGGGTCACCGAAACATGTACAGAAGTGGAGTGTTGATTCTGTACATTCAAAGAATGTTGTTTCCATCCTGCATTTGCTGGTAGCATTGGCTAGACATTTCCGTGCCCCTATTCGTCTACCTGAAAATGTCAGTGTAAACGTGGTTGTTGTGAAGAAAGATGCTCCTAATCAACTATCTCACCG AACATTCATAGAAGATATTACAACTACCTATGATGATCTTGGCATGAAATGTGAAAGAGATGCTTTTGATGCATTGTTTGATCATGTCCCTGATAAGCTACAAGTTGTTAAAAag TCACTCATCACATTTGTTAACAAGCATTTGAGCAAAGTAAATCTTGAAGTTATGGATTTGGACACTCAATTCCATGATGGAGTGTATCTGTGCCTTCTAATGGGTCTGCTGGAAGGATTTTTTGTCCCACTCTATGATTTTCACCTTACTCCACAAGATTTCGACCAGAAAGTCCACAATGTGTCTTTTGCATTTGAGTTGATGCAAGATGTTGGGCTTGCTAAACCTAAAGCACGGCCTGAAG ATATTGTGAATCTCGACCTCAAATCTACTCTTCGGGTTCTCTACAACTTGTttactaaatacaaaaatatcgctTAA